In Erigeron canadensis isolate Cc75 chromosome 6, C_canadensis_v1, whole genome shotgun sequence, the following are encoded in one genomic region:
- the LOC122605424 gene encoding RING-H2 finger protein ATL8-like, with protein sequence MTRPYRFLSTIDKPVAIADPPSAAAVESDFVVILAALLCALICVVGLIAVARCAWLRRASVASSTATQNPQVANKGLKKKVIEVLPKFIYDSKKVNKGSNNTCEKLLSNDCAICLAEYIDGDEIRVLPQCGHGFHVDCIDMWLGSHSSCPSCRQILVATVRCETCGGFPTKSIANKDRQHSTGSSSSSSLSSDCYLP encoded by the coding sequence ATGACTCGTCCGTACAGATTCCTGTCCACCATTGATAAGCCCGTGGCGATAGCTGACCCGCCTTCAGCCGCCGCGGTAGAGTCAGATTTTGTGGTCATCCTTGCGGCTCTTTTATGCGCTTTGATTTGTGTAGTCGGTCTAATTGCGGTAGCGCGTTGTGCATGGTTGCGTCGCGCTTCTGTTGCCAGTAGCACGGCGACTCAAAATCCTCAAGTCGCAAATAAAGGGCTAAAAAAGAAAGTCATTGAAGTTCTtccaaaatttatttatgattctaAAAAAGTAAACAAAGGGTCTAACAACACTTGTGAAAAGTTGTTGTCTAATGATTGTGCTATTTGTTTAGCCGAATACATTGATGGAGACGAAATTCGTGTGTTGCCTCAATGTGGACATGGGTTTCATGTTGATTGTATTGATATGTGGCTCGGTTCGCATTCTTCATGTCCTTCTTGTAGACAAATTTTGGTGGCTACCGTGAGGTGTGAAACTTGTGGTGGATTTCCGACTAAATCCATTGCAAATAAAGATAGGCAACATAGTACTGGTAGTAGTAGTAGCTCTAGTTTATCAAGTGATTGTTATTTGCCTTGA